A region of Pontiella agarivorans DNA encodes the following proteins:
- a CDS encoding THUMP domain-containing class I SAM-dependent RNA methyltransferase: MSDYLYQTTQQYFGQLAGGSESCGEQELKALGASKIRRSYLGCYFCADQRTLYNIVYKTRIFSRILAPLIAFDCHSEKYLYKTAQNIDWSDFLTLTKTLAVTANVAKSNIRNSQYAGRILKDAIVDQFREKTTKRPDVDTRFPDLLLNLYVYENKARISVDLGGGSLHKRGYRTESVEAPMQETLAATLLQLADWNGERPLYDPFCGSGTILCEAFMRAGNVPASYLRKKFGFLRLPDFDAAVWNQIKTKANNETKDIPDDLIRGSDLNPEAVKAVRANRAELPEIGTLKVRRSDFQSLEGFENTVIVTNPPYGIRLGNTEQVTGLLKDFGDFLKQKCTGSTAFIYYGDKTLVKKLGLKPEWRHELRAGGLDGVLCRYQLY, translated from the coding sequence ATGAGCGACTACCTCTATCAGACCACCCAGCAGTATTTCGGTCAGCTGGCCGGCGGATCCGAATCCTGCGGTGAACAGGAACTTAAAGCCCTCGGTGCCTCTAAAATCCGGAGAAGTTATCTGGGCTGTTATTTCTGCGCGGACCAACGCACCCTTTACAACATCGTATACAAAACCCGCATTTTTTCCCGTATTCTTGCGCCACTTATTGCCTTCGACTGTCACTCCGAGAAATATCTTTATAAAACCGCGCAGAATATTGACTGGTCCGATTTCCTCACGCTGACCAAAACCCTGGCTGTTACAGCCAATGTGGCAAAAAGCAACATTCGCAACTCCCAGTATGCCGGACGAATCCTGAAAGACGCCATTGTGGACCAGTTCCGCGAAAAAACCACAAAACGCCCGGATGTCGACACCCGTTTCCCTGACCTGCTGCTGAATCTGTATGTCTACGAAAACAAAGCCCGCATCAGCGTCGATCTCGGCGGAGGATCGCTCCACAAACGAGGCTATCGCACCGAATCCGTCGAAGCCCCCATGCAGGAAACACTCGCCGCCACCCTCCTGCAACTGGCCGACTGGAATGGCGAACGACCGCTCTACGACCCGTTCTGCGGTTCCGGCACCATCCTTTGCGAGGCCTTCATGCGCGCCGGAAATGTCCCTGCATCCTACCTCCGGAAAAAATTCGGATTCCTCCGGCTCCCCGATTTTGATGCTGCCGTGTGGAACCAAATCAAAACCAAAGCGAATAACGAGACCAAAGACATTCCGGACGACCTGATCAGAGGCTCCGACCTCAATCCGGAAGCCGTCAAAGCTGTGCGCGCCAACCGCGCCGAACTTCCGGAGATTGGAACCCTTAAAGTGCGCCGCTCTGACTTCCAATCCCTGGAAGGGTTTGAAAACACCGTCATCGTCACCAATCCACCCTACGGCATCCGGCTGGGAAACACCGAACAGGTGACCGGACTGCTGAAAGATTTCGGCGATTTTCTGAAACAGAAATGCACCGGATCCACCGCTTTCATTTATTACGGCGACAAAACACTCGTCAAAAAACTCGGCCTCAAACCTGAATGGCGACACGAACTCCGCGCCGGCGGCCTCGACGGCGTCCTCTGCAGATACCAGCTGTATTGA
- a CDS encoding type IV pilus modification PilV family protein encodes MKKGPHNMAIASKIDHGRKAARNGKAKKGGFTLIEVLVASFISVMAVSSAFMLLTQSMDILRSSSNRLDALQQTRGAVEYLRSLAFTEDELNIGNHTTTRNGQQFSYTVSKYEGDDNLKLINVRTNWRSEVADADRELELETVICAPLHAN; translated from the coding sequence ATGAAGAAAGGTCCTCATAATATGGCAATCGCATCGAAAATCGATCATGGGCGTAAAGCTGCACGGAATGGAAAGGCAAAAAAAGGTGGCTTCACATTGATAGAAGTTCTGGTTGCCTCCTTCATTTCCGTAATGGCCGTCTCCTCGGCTTTCATGCTGCTGACCCAGTCCATGGATATTCTGCGATCTTCCTCAAACCGACTTGATGCGCTCCAACAGACTCGCGGAGCTGTTGAATATCTCCGATCCCTTGCTTTTACCGAAGATGAACTGAATATCGGAAATCATACCACCACCCGAAACGGGCAGCAGTTTTCATACACGGTCTCCAAGTATGAAGGAGATGATAATCTCAAGTTGATCAACGTCCGAACCAACTGGCGGAGTGAAGTGGCTGATGCCGACCGTGAACTCGAATTGGAAACTGTAATTTGCGCCCCGCTCCACGCCAACTAG
- a CDS encoding SGNH/GDSL hydrolase family protein — protein sequence MKFKMLMAVLLVTGFLYAEPYRENERVVFVGDSITHGGSYHTLIQYFYATHFPDRKVACFNVGISGDTAHGGAQRSSVNGDGIWERDVRMYAPTAAAVMLGMNDVGGSHFESSTSREQLMSFHEKQLGWYRANYASLLNHLEAQRIDRIALIKSSPYDQTMVNPQAQHNLLKFGFGKNDAIIDFGEKVIDEEAEKRGYPVCDFNSALLEINERRQQNDPAFTLVGLDRVHPGEAGHTVMGYTFLKFQGLEGPVAEVELRLNDPEKKWTVKNAVVSSLKTGAGQVQFDYTANALPMVRQSYEKAEGLIPFEEAFNREILRVAGLTDGMYRVQIGDKTAGRFSHTELDAGINLARLDTPQLQQSQKVYLLGLKQKKIMADIRSVVWAVGYLSKIKDHDAADKNANLEMIRRIDAGFEPEGLWAPPSDYVKHVLAQYVRCIDDYDLLFQRLENTIDKIYEMAQPMTHRVKIVKIK from the coding sequence ATGAAGTTTAAGATGTTGATGGCTGTGCTGTTGGTGACGGGTTTTTTATATGCGGAGCCGTATCGTGAAAATGAGCGGGTCGTTTTTGTGGGCGACAGTATTACGCATGGCGGCAGCTACCATACGCTGATCCAGTATTTCTATGCCACGCATTTTCCGGATCGGAAGGTGGCCTGCTTCAACGTCGGGATCAGCGGTGATACGGCTCATGGCGGTGCGCAGCGGTCTTCTGTGAACGGGGACGGAATCTGGGAGCGTGATGTGCGGATGTATGCGCCGACGGCGGCCGCAGTGATGCTCGGAATGAATGATGTCGGCGGTTCGCATTTTGAATCGTCCACCAGCCGGGAGCAGCTGATGAGCTTTCATGAAAAACAACTCGGATGGTACCGCGCAAATTATGCTTCGTTGCTGAATCATCTGGAAGCGCAGCGCATTGACCGAATCGCATTGATTAAATCATCGCCGTACGATCAGACGATGGTGAATCCCCAGGCGCAGCACAATCTGCTTAAATTTGGTTTTGGGAAAAATGATGCCATTATTGATTTCGGCGAAAAAGTGATTGATGAGGAAGCGGAAAAGCGCGGCTATCCGGTCTGCGATTTTAATTCGGCGCTGCTGGAAATTAATGAACGGCGGCAGCAGAACGATCCGGCATTTACCCTGGTTGGACTTGATCGGGTTCATCCTGGCGAGGCGGGACACACCGTGATGGGGTATACCTTTCTGAAATTCCAGGGCTTGGAAGGGCCCGTGGCTGAAGTGGAGCTTCGGCTGAATGATCCGGAGAAAAAATGGACGGTTAAAAACGCGGTCGTTTCTTCTCTGAAAACGGGTGCGGGACAGGTTCAGTTTGATTATACGGCGAACGCGCTGCCGATGGTGCGGCAGAGCTATGAAAAAGCGGAAGGACTGATTCCGTTTGAGGAGGCGTTTAACCGGGAAATCCTGCGTGTAGCCGGGCTGACGGACGGCATGTACCGAGTGCAGATCGGGGATAAAACGGCGGGGCGCTTCAGCCATACCGAACTCGACGCGGGCATTAATCTGGCCCGGCTGGATACTCCGCAGTTACAGCAGAGCCAAAAGGTTTATCTGTTGGGGCTGAAACAGAAAAAAATCATGGCGGACATTCGGAGTGTGGTCTGGGCGGTAGGGTATCTTTCGAAAATAAAAGATCACGATGCCGCAGACAAAAACGCAAATCTGGAAATGATCAGGCGGATTGATGCCGGTTTCGAGCCCGAGGGCCTGTGGGCTCCGCCGAGTGATTATGTGAAACATGTGCTGGCTCAGTATGTCCGGTGTATCGACGACTACGACCTTCTTTTCCAACGTCTGGAAAATACCATCGATAAAATCTATGAGATGGCACAGCCGATGACCCATCGGGTGAAGATCGTGAAGATTAAATAA
- a CDS encoding uroporphyrinogen decarboxylase family protein, with amino-acid sequence MTKREVVRMVLNGEKPPYVPWSYKFTEEPEQALAEYLGTDDLERAVGNHIVRVGSDIGFFDDLGNDRLKDVFGVIWDRSVDKDIGVCENVLIPEPTMEGFEFPDPLDKRFFENIEPKLNKYADCFRVFELGFSLYERAWTLRGMENLMIDMIEEPEFVHELMTAIADYNLAQVEEALKYDIDAVYFGDDWGQQSGLIMGPTFWREYILPQLKRMYGKVRSAGKFVMIHSCGDVDELFDDLVDAGLNCFNPFQPEVMDIHEILPAYHGRLAFHGGLSMQKTLPFGTVEDVRNESRDLLKLGADGGYIFSPSHSVESDTSIENIVAFIEEAFAQETYQALHPGDGLKLPATA; translated from the coding sequence ATGACAAAACGAGAAGTGGTTCGGATGGTCCTGAACGGGGAAAAGCCGCCGTATGTGCCGTGGTCCTATAAATTTACGGAAGAACCGGAGCAGGCTCTGGCGGAATATCTCGGTACCGACGACCTGGAACGGGCCGTGGGCAATCACATTGTGCGCGTCGGCAGTGATATCGGTTTTTTTGACGATCTGGGCAACGACCGCCTGAAGGATGTATTCGGTGTGATCTGGGACCGCAGTGTCGATAAGGATATCGGCGTGTGCGAAAATGTGCTGATTCCGGAACCGACGATGGAAGGCTTTGAATTCCCCGATCCGCTCGACAAACGGTTCTTCGAAAATATTGAGCCGAAACTCAACAAATATGCGGACTGTTTCCGCGTTTTTGAGCTGGGTTTCTCACTTTATGAACGAGCCTGGACTTTGCGCGGTATGGAAAACCTGATGATCGATATGATCGAAGAGCCGGAATTTGTTCATGAACTGATGACGGCCATTGCCGACTACAACCTGGCGCAGGTGGAAGAAGCCCTTAAATATGACATCGATGCGGTTTATTTCGGCGATGACTGGGGCCAGCAGAGCGGCCTGATTATGGGTCCGACGTTCTGGCGGGAATATATTCTGCCGCAGCTTAAACGCATGTATGGCAAAGTGCGCAGCGCCGGAAAATTTGTGATGATTCACTCCTGCGGCGACGTCGACGAACTGTTCGACGATCTGGTTGATGCCGGCCTCAACTGCTTCAACCCGTTCCAGCCGGAAGTCATGGACATTCATGAAATTCTGCCGGCCTATCACGGCCGTCTGGCCTTCCACGGCGGACTCAGCATGCAGAAAACACTGCCGTTCGGCACTGTGGAAGATGTGCGGAATGAATCGCGTGATCTCCTGAAACTCGGAGCCGACGGAGGCTATATTTTCTCGCCCTCGCATTCGGTTGAAAGCGACACCTCCATTGAAAATATCGTGGCCTTTATCGAGGAAGCCTTTGCTCAGGAAACCTATCAGGCGTTGCATCCGGGCGATGGTTTAAAGCTGCCTGCAACGGCATAA
- the kdsA gene encoding 3-deoxy-8-phosphooctulonate synthase yields the protein MGTSVNVKGVKFGEKDPLALIAGPCVIESREGCMAIADRLVKLAKEQNIPLVFKASYDKANRTSINSYRGPGIEKGLEILAEIKAKYDIPVLTDVHSVEEIKIAAQTVDIIQLPAFMIRQTDFVVAAGESGAVVNVKKAQFAAPWDMKNVVKKIESTGNRNILLTERGASFGYNTLVADMRSLIIMREFGYPVIFDATHSVQSPGGQGDTSGGDGRFAPYLAKAAAAVGVDGMFIETHPNPAEALSDGPNMIPTRDLSSLWKKLDAIDRIK from the coding sequence ATGGGAACGAGCGTAAATGTAAAGGGTGTGAAATTCGGAGAAAAAGACCCGCTGGCTTTAATTGCCGGACCGTGCGTCATTGAAAGCCGCGAGGGCTGTATGGCCATTGCCGACCGTCTCGTGAAGCTGGCGAAGGAACAGAATATCCCTTTAGTTTTCAAAGCGTCGTACGACAAAGCCAACCGAACCTCGATCAACTCCTATCGCGGCCCCGGCATTGAAAAAGGCCTTGAGATCCTCGCCGAAATCAAAGCCAAATATGACATCCCGGTTCTCACTGATGTCCACAGCGTCGAAGAAATTAAAATCGCCGCCCAAACCGTCGACATCATCCAGCTTCCGGCCTTTATGATCCGTCAGACCGATTTTGTGGTGGCCGCCGGAGAAAGCGGTGCGGTGGTGAATGTGAAAAAGGCCCAGTTCGCCGCGCCGTGGGACATGAAAAATGTGGTTAAAAAAATTGAATCCACCGGCAACAGAAACATTCTGCTGACCGAACGCGGCGCGTCGTTTGGATACAATACCCTGGTCGCCGACATGCGAAGCCTGATCATTATGCGTGAATTCGGCTATCCCGTAATTTTCGACGCCACCCATTCCGTACAGTCCCCCGGCGGACAGGGCGACACCTCGGGCGGTGACGGACGTTTTGCCCCCTATCTCGCCAAAGCGGCGGCCGCCGTCGGCGTGGATGGCATGTTCATTGAAACACACCCCAACCCCGCCGAAGCCCTTTCCGACGGACCCAACATGATTCCCACCCGGGATCTTTCCAGCCTTTGGAAAAAACTGGATGCGATCGACCGGATCAAATAG
- a CDS encoding YigZ family protein, with product MRSTGSNRPAVSSRYPVPAGRHRAETVEKKSRFIATLRRVCSPDEAKQFVNEIRSEYPDARHHCWAYVAGAPGSSHPCGMSDDGEPHGTAGRPMLQVLLNCGIGEIMVIVTRYFGGTKLGTGGLARAYSGAVQAVLESLPTEEAVDTEPVMIRTAFEFEPSIRHQLSLLKLDIKDTVYTAEVTLHIDVPADQMEITENHLNAKLPHNAFRWLTD from the coding sequence ATGCGATCGACCGGATCAAATAGACCCGCCGTGTCTTCCCGCTACCCCGTTCCCGCCGGCCGGCACCGGGCTGAAACGGTTGAAAAGAAAAGCCGTTTTATCGCCACGCTTCGGCGGGTCTGCTCTCCGGATGAAGCCAAACAGTTTGTAAACGAAATCCGCAGCGAATATCCCGATGCCCGGCACCATTGCTGGGCCTATGTGGCCGGAGCCCCCGGCAGCTCGCATCCCTGCGGCATGAGCGACGACGGCGAACCGCACGGAACGGCCGGACGCCCCATGCTGCAGGTTTTACTCAACTGCGGCATCGGTGAAATCATGGTTATCGTGACACGCTATTTCGGCGGGACCAAACTGGGAACGGGCGGTCTGGCACGCGCTTACTCCGGTGCCGTGCAGGCCGTACTCGAATCTCTCCCGACCGAAGAAGCCGTCGATACAGAACCCGTTATGATACGCACCGCATTTGAATTCGAACCGTCCATCCGGCATCAACTTTCGCTGCTGAAACTCGACATTAAAGATACGGTTTACACCGCAGAAGTTACGTTGCATATCGACGTTCCGGCGGATCAAATGGAAATAACAGAAAACCATTTAAACGCCAAACTGCCCCACAACGCCTTCCGCTGGCTTACAGATTGA
- the panD gene encoding aspartate 1-decarboxylase yields the protein MKKSKIHTATITGRELYYEGSITIDRDLMDAADMLPGEQVQVVNLNNGERFVTYTISGERGSGAIELNGPAARLAAQGDKVIIITYGNYDEEEARALEPIVVFVDDQNRIVQK from the coding sequence ATGAAAAAATCCAAGATACATACCGCCACCATTACCGGGCGGGAACTGTATTACGAAGGCAGCATCACCATCGACCGCGATCTTATGGATGCCGCAGACATGCTGCCCGGTGAACAGGTTCAGGTCGTCAACCTCAACAATGGCGAGCGTTTTGTCACCTACACCATCAGCGGCGAGCGCGGCTCCGGGGCCATCGAGCTCAACGGCCCCGCCGCCCGTCTGGCAGCCCAAGGCGACAAAGTGATCATCATTACATACGGCAATTACGACGAAGAAGAAGCCCGCGCGCTCGAACCCATTGTTGTTTTTGTTGATGACCAGAACCGAATCGTTCAGAAATGA
- a CDS encoding pilus assembly PilX N-terminal domain-containing protein yields the protein MMKPQLMTTKNTNRNGSVLLTILIIMFVLTIAMGSLLTLSTQYFFSTQTKVDAAQALYYAEAGVEEACQFVSERGVNIPDSYSGTGTNGVGSFDWDLEKTNFYSGNIVSVGEFNGQRKAIEIRNARSATYAQFAFWAENNLSIYFKNGETFWGHIHTDSKPWFSGDPEFNDVFTTLANSYGGSTNSVDFKSGFKMNTAMGSMAEIDFDDMKYFAQTYPDNALLLTGATSFKFDGNQVLITNEAYGWDEEPYTLDSEKLIYIQDGTIDTTESYYQYVGKKKGDYNYSRRYGYYYAGYNKGYYDLSTRTVTQNSPGSLSLDGGDLDGRLTIVTEDDIYINDHTEYALDPLDNDAVNDAIAYAKDNNLPSEYTDVVNDALGLISGDDVIITGYAPDNIHIDATIMATGSKSPSNDPGSFYVENYTSYDPRGFINLLGGIVQEERGPVGSFSTYTGKTSHSFDKNYVFDWRFAYMPPPFYPPLYSKLTFDSWQEISPES from the coding sequence ATGATGAAGCCTCAATTGATGACAACGAAAAATACAAACCGCAACGGATCCGTTCTGCTCACGATCCTCATTATCATGTTTGTGCTGACGATAGCCATGGGCAGTTTACTTACACTCAGCACGCAGTATTTTTTCTCGACTCAAACGAAGGTGGATGCCGCACAGGCGCTGTATTATGCAGAAGCCGGCGTCGAAGAAGCCTGTCAGTTTGTATCGGAACGTGGAGTGAATATTCCTGACTCATACTCAGGCACCGGGACAAACGGTGTCGGCAGTTTCGACTGGGATCTGGAAAAAACAAACTTCTATTCCGGAAATATTGTTTCCGTCGGCGAATTTAATGGACAGAGAAAAGCCATTGAAATCAGGAATGCCCGAAGCGCAACCTATGCTCAGTTCGCCTTCTGGGCGGAAAATAATCTATCCATCTATTTCAAAAATGGTGAAACCTTCTGGGGCCACATTCATACCGACAGTAAACCCTGGTTCTCCGGTGACCCGGAATTCAATGATGTGTTCACCACTCTGGCCAACAGTTACGGAGGAAGCACCAATTCCGTGGATTTCAAAAGCGGGTTCAAAATGAATACCGCCATGGGATCGATGGCGGAAATCGATTTTGACGACATGAAATACTTCGCGCAAACCTATCCCGACAATGCGCTTCTACTCACCGGGGCCACCTCCTTTAAATTTGACGGAAACCAGGTTTTGATCACCAACGAAGCTTACGGTTGGGATGAAGAACCCTATACCCTTGACTCTGAAAAGCTGATTTATATTCAGGATGGAACCATCGATACAACAGAAAGCTACTATCAGTATGTCGGCAAAAAAAAGGGAGACTACAACTACAGTCGTCGATACGGATATTACTATGCCGGCTATAACAAAGGGTATTATGATTTATCCACACGAACAGTAACTCAGAACTCCCCGGGATCGCTCTCTCTGGATGGCGGTGATCTGGACGGCCGGCTCACGATCGTGACCGAAGATGACATCTATATTAACGATCATACGGAGTATGCACTTGACCCGCTTGATAATGACGCAGTCAATGATGCCATAGCCTATGCGAAGGACAATAATCTGCCGTCTGAATATACTGACGTAGTCAACGATGCTCTGGGATTGATCAGCGGTGACGATGTAATCATTACCGGCTATGCCCCGGACAATATCCATATCGACGCCACGATCATGGCTACCGGTAGTAAGAGCCCCTCAAATGATCCCGGCAGTTTTTACGTCGAAAACTACACCTCTTACGATCCCCGGGGATTCATCAACCTCCTCGGCGGTATCGTCCAGGAGGAAAGAGGACCGGTTGGCTCCTTCAGTACCTATACCGGAAAAACATCGCACAGTTTTGATAAAAATTATGTATTTGATTGGCGGTTCGCCTATATGCCGCCCCCATTCTACCCCCCCCTGTACAGTAAGCTGACATTTGACTCCTGGCAGGAAATCTCCCCGGAATCATGA
- a CDS encoding DEAD/DEAH box helicase produces MSDEIPYTEKKLKDWAGWRAFRDGKALFERGVVEKVTFESPFITGQLNLGPRGMRSKFEILKNGLVENHCPCRDNQERGLICSHLVAMGLEVLKQHSESSRNERAVAEKKRIDRIVKAAEGTRITRVRQDAPGAVDANLYIELDKDWEKQLESEKVKIHIAVEYEKKRYKAMDVPVDVPFAFPRRDENLLYVLEDVCRGALKNEIEISVYDFINILRLHQGKTIHYKGRKKGYTVHSGALDTVLEMDMDRDDGELILNVVTELPDGERDLFPQYIIGQNSGWIFAAGEFYPLSSILPKSLHEVYTTELVIPRTSVPAFLMTELPQAEKFSTVRTEITPDLFFMKPAKPTFRLVVKGSPASLAATLYARYDEAVELVAGRADMKGNFAIPDPRDLLKYRIRNMAAEKAAVEKLHSVGFDGRAGDTLKNIVGPREVLNFLGTGVPQIRRFGWQVELEGRVKPFAEKADYVTPVVHVDETEDGSYFDVSYEYEVGTGSVSERDIQRALMKGDSFIERNGRTILLDGDAIMQAREVFEDCAVGAGEKIGSFRMSGIYGSYVEASLNALDGINIEATPSWMESAKVQNEQVAVEEVELHPELRATLRSYQQEGVNWLRFLERRGFCGILADEMGLGKTLQTLAWVQMGRADGEQNGKPALIICPTSLVENWKEEAAKFTPNLKALILHGTDRHRKWKNIPKSDLVITSYALMRRDIEKHLEYTYSIAILDEAQHIKNRTTQNALAAKKLKADHKLVLTGTPIENGVTDLWSIMDYLMPGYLGDHKDFREHYELPILNGGTEGDLAQIKLRRKLHPFLLRRLKKHVAKDLPEKIIRVAPCKLTQDQHKVYKQLLEDSKARINEMVEKEGFNKSRMEILKTLLRLRQTCNHIDLLKLDGVKSKHPSAKMELFFELLNEAIDSKHRVLVFSQFTSMLAILKEEMTERGIKFCYLDGSTKDRQDVVRKFNKDHTVPVFLMSLKAGGTGLNLTGADMVIHFDPWWNPAVEDQATDRAHRIGQKRTVYSVKLITKGTVEEKVLAMQEHKKGIIDSTLTTDEQVMQKLTWEDVQELLNL; encoded by the coding sequence ATGAGTGATGAAATTCCATATACCGAGAAGAAATTAAAAGACTGGGCCGGTTGGCGGGCATTTCGCGACGGAAAGGCGCTTTTTGAGCGGGGCGTAGTCGAAAAGGTCACCTTTGAATCTCCCTTCATTACCGGTCAGCTTAATCTGGGGCCCCGCGGGATGCGGAGTAAATTTGAGATTCTGAAAAACGGTTTGGTGGAAAATCATTGCCCGTGCCGTGATAATCAGGAACGGGGACTGATCTGTTCGCATCTGGTCGCGATGGGTCTGGAAGTGCTTAAACAGCACTCCGAGTCCAGCCGTAATGAGCGGGCGGTGGCAGAGAAAAAACGGATTGACCGGATCGTGAAGGCGGCAGAAGGCACGCGCATCACCCGAGTCCGGCAGGATGCTCCGGGAGCGGTGGATGCCAACCTCTATATCGAACTTGATAAAGACTGGGAAAAGCAGCTTGAGTCGGAAAAGGTTAAAATCCATATCGCTGTGGAGTATGAGAAAAAACGGTATAAAGCCATGGATGTTCCCGTGGATGTGCCGTTTGCCTTTCCGCGGCGCGATGAAAATCTGCTCTATGTGCTGGAAGATGTTTGCCGCGGTGCCCTGAAGAACGAAATCGAAATTTCCGTTTACGATTTTATTAATATCCTTCGGCTGCATCAGGGAAAGACCATTCATTATAAAGGCCGGAAAAAGGGCTATACGGTCCACAGCGGTGCGTTGGATACCGTTCTTGAAATGGATATGGACCGTGACGACGGAGAACTGATTCTCAACGTGGTTACTGAACTTCCTGACGGCGAGCGGGATCTGTTTCCGCAGTATATCATCGGTCAGAACAGCGGTTGGATTTTTGCGGCCGGCGAGTTTTACCCGCTGAGCAGTATTCTGCCGAAATCACTGCACGAAGTTTACACGACTGAATTGGTTATTCCGCGCACGAGTGTGCCGGCGTTTCTCATGACCGAACTGCCGCAGGCTGAAAAATTCAGTACCGTGCGCACGGAAATTACGCCCGATCTCTTTTTTATGAAACCGGCCAAGCCGACGTTCCGTTTGGTGGTGAAGGGCAGCCCGGCGTCATTGGCGGCAACGCTTTATGCCCGCTATGATGAGGCCGTGGAGCTGGTGGCCGGCCGTGCCGATATGAAAGGCAATTTTGCCATTCCCGATCCGCGCGATCTGTTGAAATACCGGATCCGCAATATGGCGGCAGAAAAGGCGGCTGTGGAAAAACTGCACAGCGTCGGTTTTGACGGCCGTGCCGGGGATACGCTCAAAAATATTGTCGGTCCGCGCGAGGTGCTGAATTTTCTGGGCACCGGTGTGCCGCAAATCCGCCGCTTCGGCTGGCAGGTTGAGCTGGAAGGGCGGGTTAAACCCTTCGCCGAAAAAGCGGATTATGTCACGCCGGTTGTGCATGTGGATGAAACCGAAGACGGCAGCTATTTTGACGTCAGCTATGAATACGAGGTGGGCACCGGAAGCGTTTCCGAGCGCGATATTCAGCGGGCGCTGATGAAAGGCGATTCATTTATTGAACGCAACGGCCGGACGATTCTGCTCGATGGCGATGCCATCATGCAGGCCCGTGAAGTTTTTGAGGATTGTGCCGTCGGGGCAGGCGAAAAGATCGGTTCCTTCCGGATGAGCGGAATTTACGGCAGCTACGTCGAAGCGTCGCTCAATGCGCTCGATGGAATCAATATTGAAGCCACGCCTTCGTGGATGGAAAGTGCGAAAGTTCAGAATGAACAGGTTGCCGTGGAAGAGGTTGAGCTGCATCCGGAGCTGAGGGCCACGCTGCGCTCCTATCAGCAGGAAGGGGTCAACTGGCTTCGTTTTCTGGAGCGCCGCGGTTTCTGCGGTATTCTGGCCGATGAGATGGGGCTGGGCAAAACACTGCAGACCCTGGCCTGGGTTCAGATGGGCCGGGCGGATGGTGAGCAGAACGGCAAACCGGCGCTGATTATCTGTCCGACCAGCCTCGTGGAAAACTGGAAAGAGGAAGCCGCGAAATTCACCCCCAATCTCAAGGCATTGATTCTGCATGGCACAGACCGGCACCGGAAATGGAAAAATATTCCGAAATCTGATCTGGTTATCACCTCCTATGCGCTGATGCGGCGTGATATTGAAAAGCATTTGGAATACACATATTCGATTGCGATTCTGGATGAAGCGCAGCACATCAAAAACCGCACCACGCAGAATGCGCTGGCGGCCAAAAAGCTCAAGGCCGACCACAAGCTGGTTCTGACCGGAACGCCGATTGAAAACGGCGTGACGGATCTCTGGTCGATTATGGATTATCTGATGCCGGGCTATCTCGGGGATCATAAGGATTTCCGTGAGCACTATGAACTGCCGATTCTGAACGGCGGTACGGAAGGGGATCTGGCTCAGATCAAACTGCGCCGCAAGCTGCATCCGTTCCTGCTGCGACGTCTCAAAAAACATGTGGCCAAAGATCTGCCGGAAAAAATTATCCGCGTTGCCCCCTGCAAGCTTACGCAGGATCAGCATAAAGTATACAAGCAGCTGCTTGAGGATTCTAAAGCCAGAATTAATGAAATGGTGGAAAAGGAAGGCTTCAATAAGAGCCGTATGGAAATCCTCAAAACCCTGTTGCGATTACGCCAGACCTGCAACCACATCGATCTGCTGAAACTGGACGGGGTGAAAAGCAAGCATCCGTCGGCCAAAATGGAGCTGTTTTTTGAACTGCTCAACGAGGCGATCGACAGTAAGCACCGGGTACTGGTCTTCAGTCAGTTCACCAGTATGCTGGCGATTCTGAAAGAGGAGATGACTGAGCGCGGCATTAAGTTCTGCTATCTCGACGGCAGCACCAAAGATCGTCAGGATGTGGTGCGGAAGTTCAATAAAGACCATACCGTTCCCGTGTTCCTGATGAGTCTTAAGGCCGGAGGAACCGGGCTGAATCTGACCGGGGCCGACATGGTTATTCATTTCGATCCATGGTGGAATCCCGCCGTCGAAGATCAGGCGACCGACCGGGCACACCGCATCGGCCAGAAACGGACCGTCTATTCCGTTAAACTCATCACCAAGGGCACGGTCGAAGAAAAGGTCCTCGCGATGCAGGAGCACAAAAAAGGCATTATCGATTCGACGCTGACCACCGATGAACAGGTGATGCAGAAACTCACCTGGGAAGACGTGCAGGAACTGCTCAATCTGTAA